A genomic window from Erythrobacter sp. BLCC-B19 includes:
- the aroC gene encoding chorismate synthase, which yields MSWNTFGRVLRFTTWGESHGPALGAVVDGCPPGLAISEEFIQPFLDARKPGTSRFTTQRREDDLVRILSGTFEGKTTGTPISLMIENTDQRSKDYSEIAQRYRPGHADYAYDAKYGIRDYRGGGRSSARETAARVAAGAVARLVIPEVTITAYVCELGGDRIDPANIDYAEIANNPFFCPDAAAAKRWEEKVDAARKAGSSLGAIVECVAEGVPAGWGAPIYAKLDSDLAAAMMSINAVKGVEIGDGFEAARLTGEENADRMRPGPDGKPIYLANHAGGTAGGISTGQPVVCRVAFKPTSSILTPVESINSAGEAVEVVTKGRHDPCVGIRGTPVVEAMMALVLADHKLLHRGQVG from the coding sequence ATGAGCTGGAACACCTTCGGGCGCGTGCTGCGCTTTACCACTTGGGGAGAGAGCCACGGGCCCGCATTGGGCGCGGTTGTCGACGGGTGCCCGCCTGGACTGGCGATCTCCGAGGAGTTCATCCAGCCCTTCCTCGACGCCCGCAAGCCGGGCACCAGCCGCTTCACCACCCAGCGGCGCGAGGATGATCTGGTGCGGATCCTCAGCGGCACCTTCGAGGGCAAGACCACCGGCACGCCCATTTCGCTGATGATCGAGAACACCGATCAGCGGAGCAAGGACTATTCCGAGATCGCCCAGCGCTACCGCCCGGGCCATGCCGACTACGCCTATGACGCCAAATACGGCATCCGCGACTATCGCGGCGGCGGACGCTCCTCAGCGCGCGAGACGGCGGCGCGGGTGGCGGCAGGCGCGGTGGCGCGGCTGGTGATCCCGGAGGTCACCATCACGGCTTACGTCTGCGAATTGGGCGGCGACCGGATCGACCCGGCGAACATCGACTATGCCGAGATCGCCAACAACCCCTTCTTCTGCCCTGACGCGGCGGCGGCAAAGCGTTGGGAAGAAAAGGTCGATGCCGCGCGCAAGGCCGGCTCCTCGCTCGGCGCGATCGTCGAATGCGTGGCGGAGGGCGTCCCCGCAGGCTGGGGCGCGCCGATCTATGCCAAGCTCGACAGCGACCTCGCCGCCGCGATGATGAGCATCAATGCGGTGAAAGGCGTCGAGATCGGCGACGGGTTCGAAGCCGCGCGCCTCACCGGGGAAGAAAACGCCGACCGGATGCGCCCCGGCCCCGATGGCAAGCCGATCTACCTCGCCAATCACGCAGGCGGCACCGCGGGCGGCATCTCGACCGGGCAGCCGGTGGTGTGCCGCGTGGCGTTCAAGCCGACATCCTCGATCCTGACCCCGGTGGAATCGATCAATTCCGCCGGTGAAGCAGTGGAAGTCGTCACCAAGGGCCGCCACGACCCCTGCGTGGGAATCCGCGGCACCCCGGTGGTCGAGGCGATGATGGCGCTGGTGCTGGCCGATCACAAGCTGCTGCACCGCGGGCAGGTGGGTTAG
- a CDS encoding NAD-dependent epimerase/dehydratase family protein, translating to MRVLLTGSSGWLGRFLAPLLERAGHEVTGLDIAPGLHTDVLGSVADAGLIERLFAESGFEAVVHAGALHKPDIVRYPASAFVDVNVTGTLNLLEAAVRHGAGRFVFTSTTSLMITRAIRDEVAAEAVWLDETSGPLQPRNIYGVTKRATEELCRLYHDLHGLPVIALRVSRFFPEDDDTHAVPAGENLKANEFLNRRLTVEDCAAAHLAALDAAPRLGWGLYVVSAPPPFTRADAARLKTDAAGLIAERFPEAPALYAARGWVLPQSIGRVYDPTAIERDLGFRCRTDFAAVLAALREGRPLPFTHDPGYVPPKELGR from the coding sequence ATGCGGGTTCTCCTCACCGGATCGTCGGGCTGGCTGGGCCGCTTTCTTGCGCCGCTGCTGGAACGCGCGGGGCACGAGGTGACCGGGCTCGACATTGCTCCGGGGCTTCACACCGATGTGCTTGGGAGCGTCGCCGACGCGGGTCTGATCGAACGGCTATTCGCCGAAAGCGGCTTCGAGGCCGTTGTCCACGCGGGCGCGCTGCACAAGCCCGATATCGTGCGCTACCCGGCGAGCGCCTTCGTCGACGTCAATGTCACCGGAACGTTGAACCTGCTCGAGGCGGCGGTGCGGCACGGGGCGGGGCGTTTCGTCTTCACCTCCACCACCTCGCTGATGATCACCCGCGCGATCCGCGACGAGGTGGCGGCAGAAGCGGTGTGGCTCGACGAGACCAGCGGGCCCCTGCAACCGCGCAACATCTATGGTGTGACCAAGCGCGCGACCGAGGAACTGTGCCGCCTGTACCACGACCTCCACGGGTTGCCGGTGATCGCCCTCAGGGTCTCGCGCTTCTTCCCCGAGGACGACGACACCCACGCCGTCCCCGCGGGCGAGAACCTCAAGGCCAACGAGTTCCTGAACCGCCGCCTGACGGTGGAGGACTGCGCCGCCGCCCACCTCGCCGCGCTCGACGCCGCGCCGAGGCTGGGCTGGGGGCTCTATGTTGTGAGCGCCCCGCCGCCCTTCACCCGCGCCGATGCCGCGCGGCTGAAGACCGACGCGGCGGGGCTGATCGCGGAACGCTTCCCCGAGGCGCCTGCGCTCTACGCCGCTCGCGGCTGGGTGCTGCCGCAGAGCATCGGGCGGGTCTACGACCCTACCGCGATTGAGCGCGACCTCGGCTTCCGCTGCCGGACCGATTTCGCGGCGGTGCTGGCGGCTCTGCGCGAGGGTAGGCCGCTCCCCTTCACTCACGATCCCGGCTATGTGCCGCCCAAGGAGTTGGGGCGCTAA
- the ahpF gene encoding alkyl hydroperoxide reductase subunit F has protein sequence MLDAAMQAQLKTYLANLREGIELVASLDESEKSRQTRQLIEQIAGLHDLVTARFDGADARKPSFVIRRASDAEKWVRFAGLPMGHEFTSLVLALLWAGGHPPKVDADLIEQVRALEGDYHFEMFFSLSCHNCPDVVQALTLMALENPRITATLIEGGTFQQEVEARDIMAVPATFLNGEPFYNGKMELAEILAKLDKNADAKQAEKLAAKAPFEVLVIGGGPAGAAAAVYTARKGFRTGIAAERFGGQLMDTLGIENLPGTPYTEGPKLTDSLKKHVGEYEIDLMDLARAVELRAAKDVGGYHEVVMANGASLKARSLILSTGARWRNLGVPGEAEYRNKGVAYCPHCDGPLFKGKRIAVIGGGNSGVEAAIDLAGIVGHVTLIEFDTKLRADEVLQRKLRSMPNVEIITNGQTTEILGEGGKVSGLVVKNRANGDERRIDLEGVFVQIGLVPNTEWLRETGLELSKFGEIVIDDHGATSIPGIYAAGDCTTVPHKQIVVAMGEGAKAGLGAFDFLIRNEPVEEVAQAA, from the coding sequence ATGCTCGACGCCGCCATGCAGGCCCAGCTCAAGACCTATCTCGCCAACCTTCGCGAGGGCATCGAACTGGTCGCTTCGCTCGATGAGAGCGAGAAGTCGCGCCAGACCCGCCAGCTGATCGAACAGATCGCGGGCCTCCACGACCTCGTCACCGCGCGCTTCGACGGCGCCGACGCCCGCAAGCCCAGCTTCGTGATCCGCCGCGCGAGCGATGCGGAGAAGTGGGTGCGTTTCGCAGGGCTCCCGATGGGCCACGAATTCACCTCGCTGGTGCTCGCGCTGCTGTGGGCCGGCGGGCACCCGCCCAAGGTCGATGCCGACCTGATCGAGCAGGTGCGCGCGCTGGAGGGCGATTATCACTTCGAGATGTTCTTCTCGCTGTCGTGCCACAACTGCCCCGACGTGGTGCAGGCGCTCACCCTGATGGCGCTCGAAAACCCGCGCATCACCGCCACCCTGATCGAAGGCGGCACCTTCCAGCAGGAAGTCGAGGCGCGCGACATCATGGCCGTGCCCGCGACCTTCCTTAACGGCGAGCCGTTCTACAACGGCAAGATGGAACTGGCCGAGATTCTGGCGAAGCTCGACAAGAATGCTGACGCCAAGCAGGCCGAGAAGCTCGCCGCCAAGGCGCCTTTCGAGGTGCTGGTGATCGGCGGCGGCCCGGCGGGTGCGGCAGCGGCGGTCTATACCGCGCGCAAGGGTTTCCGCACCGGCATCGCGGCGGAGCGCTTCGGCGGCCAGCTGATGGACACGCTCGGGATCGAGAACCTCCCCGGCACACCCTACACCGAAGGGCCGAAGCTGACCGACAGCCTGAAGAAGCACGTCGGCGAATACGAGATCGACCTGATGGACTTGGCCCGCGCGGTGGAGCTGCGCGCGGCGAAGGACGTCGGCGGCTACCATGAAGTCGTGATGGCTAACGGCGCGAGCCTCAAGGCGCGCTCGCTGATCCTCTCGACCGGCGCGCGCTGGCGCAACCTCGGCGTGCCGGGTGAGGCGGAGTATCGCAACAAGGGCGTCGCCTATTGCCCGCACTGCGATGGCCCGCTGTTCAAGGGCAAGCGCATCGCGGTGATCGGCGGCGGCAATTCGGGCGTCGAGGCGGCGATCGACCTTGCCGGGATTGTCGGCCACGTGACGCTGATCGAGTTCGACACCAAGCTGCGCGCCGACGAAGTGCTCCAGCGCAAGCTGCGCTCGATGCCGAACGTCGAGATCATCACCAACGGCCAGACCACCGAAATTCTCGGTGAAGGCGGCAAGGTGAGCGGCCTCGTGGTCAAGAACCGCGCCAATGGCGACGAGCGGCGCATCGACCTTGAAGGTGTGTTCGTCCAGATCGGTCTTGTGCCGAATACCGAATGGCTGCGCGAGACGGGTCTCGAATTGAGCAAGTTCGGCGAAATCGTGATCGACGATCACGGCGCGACCTCCATCCCCGGCATCTACGCCGCGGGTGACTGCACCACCGTGCCGCACAAGCAGATCGTCGTCGCCATGGGCGAAGGCGCAAAGGCGGGTCTGGGAGCGTTCGACTTCCTGATCCGCAACGAGCCGGTCGAAGAGGTAGCGCAGGCGGCTTAA
- the ahpC gene encoding alkyl hydroperoxide reductase subunit C has protein sequence MGIIGSTLKPFTATAFQKGKDFFTVTDADLAGKWSVFFFYPADFTFVCPTELEDMGEKYATLQAMGVEVYAVSTDTHFSHKAWSDTSDKIGKLTFPFLGDQNHVLSNNFGVLREGVGLADRATFVVDPDGVIQIMEITCEGVGRNANELTRKIKAAQYVRANPGQVCPAAWEEGADTLAPSLDLVGKI, from the coding sequence ATGGGTATCATCGGTTCGACCCTCAAGCCGTTCACCGCCACCGCCTTCCAGAAGGGCAAGGACTTCTTCACCGTCACCGACGCGGATCTCGCGGGCAAGTGGTCGGTGTTCTTCTTCTACCCGGCCGACTTCACCTTCGTGTGCCCGACCGAACTGGAAGACATGGGCGAGAAGTACGCCACGCTTCAGGCGATGGGCGTCGAAGTCTACGCCGTCTCGACCGACACGCACTTCAGCCACAAGGCGTGGAGCGACACTTCGGACAAGATCGGCAAGCTGACCTTCCCGTTCCTGGGCGACCAGAACCACGTGCTGTCGAACAACTTCGGCGTGCTGCGTGAAGGCGTGGGCCTTGCTGACCGCGCGACCTTCGTGGTCGATCCCGACGGCGTGATCCAGATCATGGAAATCACCTGCGAAGGCGTGGGCCGCAATGCCAACGAACTGACCCGCAAGATCAAGGCCGCGCAGTATGTGCGCGCCAACCCCGGTCAGGTCTGCCCGGCGGCGTGGGAAGAAGGCGCGGACACCCTCGCCCCCTCGCTCGACCTGGTCGGCAAGATCTAA